One segment of Niveibacterium microcysteis DNA contains the following:
- a CDS encoding FMN-binding negative transcriptional regulator — protein MTLYVPDHFAAPDRDAIVQLIAQHPFATLISVAGGEPVITHLPLVADATGTLVGHVARANPHAALLAEGATVTAVFHGPHVYVSPTWYEQPSVPTWNYATVHVHAKVRVIDGEAAQAMLDHLVDTFDPDPLGEAGTRHMRQDERAGMLAHIHCFVLEMQRVEAKFKLSQNKSPADRLRVVSALGQQDNPDADAIASLMMNTLMQSR, from the coding sequence ATGACGCTCTACGTTCCCGACCACTTTGCCGCACCGGACCGCGACGCGATCGTTCAACTGATCGCGCAGCACCCCTTTGCCACGCTGATCAGCGTGGCTGGCGGCGAACCGGTGATTACCCATCTGCCGCTGGTGGCCGACGCCACCGGCACGCTGGTCGGGCATGTGGCGCGTGCCAATCCGCACGCCGCGCTGTTGGCTGAAGGCGCCACCGTTACCGCGGTGTTCCACGGCCCGCATGTGTATGTGTCACCGACCTGGTATGAACAGCCCAGTGTGCCGACCTGGAATTACGCGACAGTGCATGTGCATGCCAAGGTGCGCGTGATCGACGGCGAGGCCGCGCAGGCAATGCTCGACCACTTGGTCGATACCTTCGACCCCGATCCGCTCGGCGAGGCGGGTACGCGGCACATGCGGCAGGATGAGCGCGCCGGCATGCTGGCCCACATCCACTGTTTCGTGCTTGAGATGCAGCGGGTCGAGGCCAAGTTCAAGCTGTCGCAGAACAAGTCGCCGGCCGATCGACTGCGCGTCGTCAGCGCCCTCGGCCAGCAGGACAACCCGGACGCTGACGCCATCGCCAGCCTGATGATGAACACCCTGATGCAGAGCCGCTGA
- the metH gene encoding methionine synthase has translation MQADRTEELRHLLETRILLLDGAMGTMVQKHKLQEADYRGTRFANWASDVKGNNDLLLLSKPEIIRGIHAAYLDAGADIIETNTFNATRVSQGEYGMQDLAYELNVAGARLAREVCDEFAAKTGRPRFVAGVLGPTSRTASLSPDVNDPGFRNITFDALVADYIESAKGLVEGGADILMVETIFDTLNAKAALFAIERFFDEAGRRWPVMISGTITDASGRTLSGQTTEAFWDSLAHTNPLTIGLNCALGAKELRQYVEEMARVSETWRSAHPNAGLPNAFGEYDDTPENMARQVGEWAQSGFVNIVGGCCGTTPDHIKAIGEAVASVKPAYRPKKSHVMHLSGLEPLAISDDSLFVNVGERTNVTGSRVFAKMILEGRFDDALAVARQQVENGAQVIDINMDEAMLDSQAAMERFLKLIASEPDIARVPVMIDSSKWEVIETGLKCLQGKGIVNSISMKEGEEKFLEQARLVMRYGAAAVVMAFDEKGQADTYQRKIEICERAYKLLTASPEQGGVGFPPEDIIFDPNVFAIATGIAEHDNYGVDFIEAVRWIHQNLPHAKTSGGISNVSFSFRGNDHVREAIHTVFLFHAIKAGLTMGIVNAGQLGVYDELEPKLRELVEDVVLNRHPGAGEALVEYAQQVKGSAKERVEDLAWREQPVGERLKHALVRGITDYVVADTEEARAALEAAGKPPLSVIEGPLMDGMNVVGDLFGAGKMFLPQVVKSARVMKQAVAHLIPFIEAEKARTGAAAKGKIVIATVKGDVHDIGKNIVGVVLGCNGYDVVDLGVMVPAEKILNAAREHGAQAIGLSGLITPSLEEMSHIAAEMQRQGFEVPLLIGGATTSRAHTAIKIAPNYEGPVVYVPDASRAVGVVTKLLSIDHRNTFVAEVAEDYEKVREQHGKKRGVQLVPYAVAAANHAKLDFDTYTPPKPDVTGLRALRNMDLAKLAEYIDWGPFFQTWDLAGPFPAILDDEVVGATARQVYADAQAMLKKIIDGRWLTAHGVFGIWPAARGVEGGRAGATGADIIIYTDESRSAVRQVLPQLRQQHERPDGKPHWCLADFLAPEGGKPDWLGGFAVTAGVGIEKKLEEFAAAHDDYSGIMLKALADRLAEAFAEYLHEKVRRSDWGYAADESLDTAALVAEQYKGIRPAPGYPACPDHTQKGPLFDLLDAPRATGLHLTESFAMTPAAAVSGFYFSHPEAHYFAVPKIGRDQLEDWAKRKQMSVEAAARWLAPLL, from the coding sequence ATGCAAGCCGACCGTACCGAAGAACTCCGCCACCTGCTCGAAACCCGCATCCTGCTGCTCGACGGCGCGATGGGCACGATGGTGCAGAAGCACAAGCTGCAGGAGGCCGACTACCGCGGTACGCGCTTCGCCAACTGGGCGAGCGACGTGAAGGGCAACAACGACCTGCTGCTGCTGAGCAAGCCCGAGATTATCCGCGGCATCCACGCGGCGTATCTGGATGCCGGCGCCGACATCATCGAGACCAACACCTTCAACGCCACGCGCGTGTCGCAGGGCGAATACGGCATGCAGGATCTGGCCTACGAGCTCAACGTCGCCGGTGCGCGGCTCGCACGCGAAGTGTGCGACGAGTTCGCCGCGAAGACCGGGCGCCCGCGCTTCGTCGCCGGCGTGCTCGGCCCGACCTCGCGCACCGCGTCGCTGTCGCCGGACGTGAACGACCCCGGCTTCCGCAACATCACCTTCGATGCGCTGGTCGCCGACTACATCGAGTCGGCCAAGGGCCTGGTCGAAGGCGGCGCCGACATCCTGATGGTCGAGACCATCTTCGACACGCTCAACGCCAAGGCCGCGCTGTTCGCGATCGAACGCTTCTTCGACGAAGCCGGCCGCCGCTGGCCGGTGATGATCTCCGGCACCATCACCGACGCCTCGGGCCGCACGCTCTCGGGCCAGACCACCGAGGCCTTCTGGGATTCGCTCGCGCACACCAATCCGCTGACGATTGGTCTCAACTGCGCGCTGGGTGCGAAGGAGCTGCGCCAGTACGTCGAAGAGATGGCGCGGGTGTCCGAGACCTGGCGCTCGGCCCACCCCAACGCGGGCCTGCCCAACGCCTTCGGCGAGTACGACGACACGCCGGAGAACATGGCGCGCCAAGTCGGCGAATGGGCGCAGAGCGGTTTCGTAAATATCGTCGGCGGCTGCTGCGGCACGACGCCGGATCACATCAAGGCGATCGGTGAAGCGGTGGCTAGCGTGAAGCCCGCCTACCGGCCGAAGAAGTCGCATGTGATGCACCTCTCGGGCCTGGAGCCGCTCGCGATTTCCGACGACTCGCTGTTTGTGAACGTCGGCGAGCGCACCAACGTTACCGGCTCGCGCGTGTTCGCGAAGATGATCCTCGAAGGCCGCTTCGACGACGCGCTGGCGGTGGCCCGCCAGCAGGTGGAGAACGGCGCGCAGGTCATCGACATCAACATGGACGAGGCGATGCTCGACTCGCAGGCGGCGATGGAACGCTTCCTGAAGCTGATCGCCTCGGAGCCTGACATCGCCCGTGTGCCGGTGATGATCGATTCCTCGAAGTGGGAAGTGATCGAGACGGGGCTCAAGTGCCTGCAGGGCAAGGGCATCGTCAACTCGATCTCGATGAAGGAAGGCGAAGAGAAGTTCCTCGAACAGGCGCGGCTGGTGATGCGCTACGGCGCGGCCGCCGTGGTGATGGCCTTCGACGAGAAGGGCCAGGCCGACACCTACCAGCGCAAGATCGAGATCTGTGAACGGGCCTACAAGCTGCTCACGGCATCGCCGGAGCAAGGCGGAGTCGGTTTCCCGCCCGAAGACATCATCTTCGACCCGAACGTGTTCGCCATCGCCACCGGCATCGCGGAACACGACAACTACGGCGTCGACTTCATCGAGGCGGTGCGCTGGATCCACCAGAACCTGCCGCACGCCAAGACCTCCGGCGGCATCTCGAACGTGTCCTTCTCGTTCCGTGGCAATGACCATGTGCGCGAGGCGATCCACACCGTGTTCCTGTTCCACGCGATCAAGGCGGGGCTCACGATGGGCATCGTCAACGCCGGCCAGCTCGGCGTGTACGACGAGCTCGAACCGAAGCTGCGCGAACTGGTCGAGGACGTGGTGCTCAACCGCCACCCGGGCGCCGGTGAAGCGCTGGTCGAGTACGCCCAGCAGGTGAAGGGCTCCGCGAAAGAGCGCGTGGAAGATCTCGCATGGCGCGAGCAGCCGGTCGGCGAGCGCCTGAAGCACGCGCTGGTGCGCGGCATCACCGACTACGTGGTGGCTGACACCGAGGAAGCGCGCGCCGCGCTCGAAGCGGCAGGCAAGCCGCCGCTGTCGGTAATCGAAGGCCCGCTGATGGACGGCATGAACGTCGTTGGCGACCTGTTTGGTGCCGGCAAGATGTTCCTGCCGCAGGTGGTCAAGTCCGCCCGTGTGATGAAGCAGGCCGTCGCCCACCTGATCCCCTTCATCGAGGCAGAAAAGGCGCGTACCGGCGCCGCCGCCAAGGGCAAGATCGTCATCGCCACCGTGAAGGGCGATGTGCACGACATCGGCAAGAACATTGTCGGCGTGGTGCTGGGCTGCAACGGCTACGACGTGGTGGACCTCGGCGTGATGGTGCCGGCGGAGAAGATCCTCAACGCCGCGCGCGAGCACGGCGCGCAGGCGATCGGCCTCTCCGGCCTGATCACGCCCTCGCTCGAGGAGATGAGCCACATCGCGGCCGAGATGCAGCGCCAGGGCTTCGAGGTACCACTCTTGATCGGCGGCGCCACCACAAGCCGTGCGCACACCGCGATCAAGATTGCGCCGAACTACGAAGGCCCGGTGGTCTACGTGCCGGATGCCTCGCGCGCGGTCGGCGTGGTCACCAAGCTGCTCTCCATCGACCACCGCAACACCTTCGTCGCCGAAGTTGCCGAGGACTACGAGAAGGTGCGTGAGCAGCACGGCAAGAAGCGCGGCGTGCAGCTGGTGCCCTACGCGGTCGCCGCAGCCAACCATGCGAAGCTCGATTTCGACACCTACACGCCGCCGAAGCCGGACGTCACCGGCCTGCGCGCGCTGCGCAACATGGATCTGGCGAAGCTCGCCGAGTACATCGACTGGGGCCCCTTCTTCCAGACCTGGGACCTCGCTGGCCCCTTCCCGGCCATCCTCGACGACGAGGTGGTCGGTGCGACCGCGCGGCAGGTGTATGCCGACGCGCAGGCGATGCTGAAGAAGATCATCGACGGCCGCTGGCTCACCGCACACGGCGTGTTCGGCATCTGGCCGGCGGCCCGAGGCGTGGAAGGTGGCCGCGCGGGAGCCACGGGCGCCGACATCATCATCTACACCGACGAGTCACGCAGCGCGGTGCGCCAGGTCTTGCCGCAGCTGCGCCAGCAGCACGAGCGCCCGGACGGCAAGCCGCACTGGTGCCTCGCCGACTTCCTCGCGCCCGAGGGCGGCAAGCCCGACTGGCTGGGTGGCTTCGCGGTCACCGCCGGCGTCGGCATCGAAAAGAAGCTCGAAGAGTTCGCCGCCGCGCACGACGACTACAGCGGCATCATGCTCAAGGCGCTGGCCGACCGCCTCGCCGAAGCCTTCGCCGAGTACCTGCACGAGAAGGTCCGTAGGTCCGACTGGGGCTACGCTGCCGATGAGTCGCTCGACACCGCGGCCCTCGTCGCCGAGCAGTACAAGGGCATCCGCCCGGCCCCCGGCTACCCGGCCTGCCCGGACCACACCCAGAAGGGCCCGCTCTTCGACCTGCTCGATGCCCCACGCGCCACCGGCCTGCACCTGACCGAATCCTTCGCGATGACGCCCGCGGCGGCGGTGTCCGGCTTCTACTTCAGCCACCCCGAAGCGCACTACTTCGCCGTGCCGAAGATCGGCCGCGACCAGCTCGAAGATTGGGCGAAGAGGAAGCAGATGAGCGTGGAGGCGGCGGCGCGCTGGCTGGCTCCCTTACTCTGA
- a CDS encoding NnrU family protein, with amino-acid sequence MTLILTGIALFMIAHVASVFPPIRSRIVSRIGVNAWRGTHSLLSLAGLVIVGMNWSHAPTTAIFAPSPLAIQLAPYTNTLALILFVAGGFNFPGYLRARLHHPMVIGVLIWSVTHLLANGGMRQTVLFGSFAAYASFALLVAVAFRKRATLTPHFAADIKAGVIGVIASAAVMHGHVWLFGVPAVLGN; translated from the coding sequence ATGACCCTCATCCTTACGGGCATTGCCTTGTTCATGATTGCGCATGTGGCAAGCGTGTTTCCGCCGATCCGCAGCCGCATCGTCAGCCGCATTGGCGTCAACGCGTGGCGCGGCACGCATTCGCTGTTGTCTCTGGCCGGGCTGGTGATTGTCGGGATGAACTGGTCCCACGCACCGACGACGGCGATCTTCGCGCCAAGCCCGCTCGCGATCCAGCTCGCCCCCTATACCAACACGCTGGCGTTGATCCTCTTCGTCGCCGGCGGGTTCAATTTCCCCGGTTATCTGCGGGCACGGCTGCATCATCCGATGGTGATCGGCGTCTTGATCTGGTCAGTCACCCACCTGCTTGCAAACGGCGGCATGCGCCAGACGGTGTTGTTCGGCAGTTTCGCGGCCTATGCGAGCTTCGCTTTGCTGGTGGCGGTGGCATTTCGCAAGCGCGCAACGCTGACGCCGCACTTCGCAGCGGACATCAAGGCCGGCGTGATCGGCGTCATCGCGAGCGCGGCCGTCATGCACGGGCACGTCTGGCTATTTGGCGTGCCCGCGGTGCTTGGCAACTGA